The Pongo abelii isolate AG06213 chromosome 20, NHGRI_mPonAbe1-v2.0_pri, whole genome shotgun sequence genome window below encodes:
- the PRTN3 gene encoding myeloblastin → MAHRPPSPALASVLLALLLSGAARAAEIVGGHEAQPHSRPYMASLQVRGSLGSHFCGGTLIHPRFVLTAAHCLRDIPQHLVNVVLGAHNVRTQEPTQQHFSVAQVFLNNYDAENKLNDVLLIQLSSPANLSASVATVQLPQQDQPVPHGTQCLAMGWGRVGTHDPPAQVLQELNVTVVTFLCRPHNICTFVPRRSAGICFGDSGGPLICDGVIQGIDSFVIWGCATRHFPDFFARVALYVDWIRSTLRRVEAEGRP, encoded by the exons ATGGCTCACCGgccccccagccctgccctggcaTCTGTGCTGCTGGCCTTGCTGCTGAGCG GTGCTGCCCGAGCTGCGGAGATCGTGGGCGGGCACGAGGCGCAGCCACACTCCCGGCCCTACATGGCCTCCCTGCAGGTGCGGGGGAGCCTGGGCAGCCACTTCTGCGGAGGCACCTTGATCCACCCCCGCTTCGTGCTGACGGCCGCGCACTGCCTGCGGGACAT CCCCCAGCACCTGGTGAACGTGGTGCTCGGAGCCCACAACGTGCGCACGCAGGAGCCCACCCAGCAGCACTTCTCGGTGGCTCAAGTGTTTCTCAACAACTACGACGCTGAGAACAAACTGAACGACGTTCTCCTCATCCAG CTGAGCAGCCCGGCCAACCTCAGTGCCTCCGTTGCCACAGTCCAGCTGCCACAGCAGGACCAGCCAGTGCCCCACGGCACCCAGTGCCTGGCCATGGGCTGGGGCCGCGTGGGCACCCACGATCCCCCagcccaggtcctgcaggagctcAATGTCACCGTGGTCACCTTCCTGTGCCGGCCACATAACATTTGCACTTTCGTCCCTCGCCGCAGCGCCGGTATCTGCTTC GGAGACTCAGGTGGCCCCCTGATCTGTGACGGCGTCATCCAGGGAATAGACTCCTTCGTGATCTGGGGATGTGCCACCCGCCATTTCCCCGACTTCTTCGCGCGGGTAGCCCTCTACGTGGACTGGATCCGTTCCACGCTGCGCCGCGTGGAGGCTGAGGGCCGCCCCTGA
- the ELANE gene encoding neutrophil elastase, translated as MQRPPAQGYKRSRAGTEGQRPRSPSPTMTLGRRPACLFLACVLPALLLGGTALASEIVGGRRARPHAWPFMVSLQRRGGHFCGATLIAPNFVMSAAHCVANVNPRTVQVVLGAHNLPRREPTRQVFAVQRIFENGYDPINLLNDIVILQLNGSATINANVQVAQLPAQGQRVGNGVQCLAMGWGLLGRNRGIASVLQELNVTVVTSLCRRSNVCTLVRGRRAGVCFGDSGSPLVCNGLIHGIASFVRGGCASGLFPDAFAPVARFVNWINSIIQRSEEHPCAHPRDPDPASRTH; from the exons ATGCAACGGCCTCCAGCACAGGGCTATAAGAGGAGCCGGGCGGGCACGGAGGGGCAGAGACCCCggagccccagccccaccatGACCCTCGGCCGCCGACCTGCCTGTCTTTTCCTTGCCTGTGTCCTGCCGGCCTTGCTGCTGGGGG GCACCGCGCTGGCCTCGGAGATTGTGGGGGGCCGGCGAGCGCGGCCCCACGCGTGGCCCTTCATGGTGTCCCTGCAGCGGCGTGGAGGCCACTTCTGCGGCGCCACCCTGATCGCGCCCAACTTCGTCATGTCGGCCGCGCACTGCGTGGCGAATGT AAACCCCCGCACGGTGCAGGTGGTCCTCGGAGCCCATAACCTCCCGCGGCGGGAGCCCACCCGGCAGGTGTTCGCCGTGCAGCGCATCTTCGAAAACGGCTACGACCCCATAAACTTGCTCAACGACATCGTGATTCTCCAG CTCAACGGGTCGGCCACCATCAACGCCAACGTGCAGGTGGCCCAGCTGCCGGCCCAGGGCCAACGTGTGGGCAACGGGGTGCAGTGCCTGGCCATGGGCTGGGGCCTTCTGGGCAGGAACCGTGGGATCGCCAGCGTCCTGCAGGAGCTCAACGTGACGGTGGTGACGTCCCTCTGCCGCCGCAGCAACGTCTGCACTCTCGTGAGGGGCCGGCGGGCCGGCGTCTGCTTC GGTGACTCCGGCAGCCCCTTGGTCTGCAACGGGCTAATCCACGGAATTGCCTCCTTCGTCCGGGGAGGCTGTGCCTCGGGGCTCTTCCCCGACGCCTTTGCCCCGGTGGCACGGTTTGTAAACTGGATCAACTCCATCATCCAACGCTCCGAGGAGCACCCCTGTGCCCACCCCCGGGACCCGGACCCGGCCAGCAGGACCCACTGA